The Pseudoalteromonas nigrifaciens genome segment TTAGCAAAGCTTTTTTCAGCGCGGTCAATTTTTTCTTTTAGCTGGGTGTCATCCACGGGCAAAGAGGTAAACCCATGCCCAGACTCTATTGCTATTTGCTTAAGCGCATCAAAGTCGTTGGCTGTAATAGGACGTAATACTTGCATTAATTACTTGCTCCAATAGCACGCCCAAAGGCGTGCTGGTTTACTATTATTAACCGTTAACTACATCGCTTACGGCTTTATCAAAGCGCTCTAGGCCTTCTTTAATATCTTCTAGCGGAATTACTAAAGACGGAGTAAAACGAATAACATCCGCACCGGCTACTAAGTTCATTAAACCATTGTTAGCACTGGCTATTAAAAAGTCGCGCGCACGCCCAGCAAACTTGTCGTTTAGTGCTGCACCAATTAATAAACCTTTACCGCGAATTTTACTAAATACATTATATTTTTCGTTAATTGCATTTAAGCCATCACGAAACAGCTGTTCGCGCTCTTTTACGCCGCTAAGTACTTCAGGGGTATTTACTGTATCAAAAGCTGCTTCGGCTACGGCGCAGGCTAATGGATTTCCACCGTATGTAGAGCCATGTGTGCCTACTTTTAAATGCGCTGCGATTGCCGTAGTGGTGATCATGGCACCAATAGGAAAACCGCCACCTAACGCTTTTGCTGTAGTTAAAATATCAGGTACTACGTTTAAGCCCTGATACGCGTATAAATCGCCAGTACGGCCTACACCCGTTTGCACTTCATCAAAAATAAGTAGCGCGTTGTGCTTAGTACATAGCTCGCGTACTTTATGTGCAAAATCGTCAGTAGGTGAAATAATACCGCCTTCACCTTGTAGTGGCTCCATCATTACCGCACAGGTTTTATCGCTAATAAGCGCTTCAAACGCGCTAATGTCGTTAAAATCGCAATGCACAATATCGGCAGGCTTAGGGCCAAAACCATCTGAATAAGCTGCTTGACCACCAACCGTTACGGTAAAAAAGGTACGACCGTGGAAACCTTTATTAAAAGCAATAATTTGCGTTTTTTCAGCGCCGTGTACGTCAAGAGCAAAACGACGCGCTAATTTTAGCGCTGCTTCATTAGCTTCGGCACCTGAGTTGGCAAAGTACACTTTCTCAGCAAATGTAGCATCAACCATTTTTTTAGCTAAACGCAAAGCAGGCTCGTTGGTCATTACGTTTGATAAGTGCCAAATTTTTTCACCTTGCTCTTTTAGTGCACTAACTAAAGCCGGATGACAATGGCCTAAACAGTTAACCGCGATCCCGCCGGCAAAATCAATAAACTCGTTATTATCTTGATCCCATACACGAGAACCTACGCCGCGCACCGGAATAACTGCTGAAGGATTGTAGTTTGGCACCATTACATCGTTAAATAAGTCTCTAGTTACTTGCATTTTCACACCTAAATTATGTGGCTACTTAAAAAAGTGTTGCTAAAACAAAGAAGAACTTAGCCTGTATTCTTCAGTAAACACTGTGTTTTTTGTTATAAGTGTCATTATCGAAGGTTGCGAATGAAATTTGCAGTGCTATTTTGTGAAAAATGATTAGAATAAAAGTCAAATTAACGAAGGGTTTGTGCATTATGATAACTACACAAGACGAAAAGCTATTATCTATTTTAAAAACTAATGCCAGAGCGAGTATTTCAGATTTAGCTAGGCACCTTAATTTATCACGCTCAACTGTACAAAGCCGCATGTTAAAGCTAGAGGAAAGTGGCGTAATTAAAGGTTACAGCGTTGATTACGGCGATGACTTTTTAAATAGTATGGTAGCCGCTCATGTGTCTATTAAAGTAAGGCAAAAACTGACGACAAAAACCAATTTAGAGCTAAAGCAAATTAATGCTATATCGCAGCTTTATGCTATTAGTGGCGAGTTTGACTTAATTGCAGTTGTGCAAGCACAAAACTTAGAACAACTTAGCCACTTACTCGATGATATTGGCAACTTAGATGGTGTAGAACGCACTACTTCATCTGTTATTTTAGAAACCAAATTTAAACGCTAGGTTTGTTGTATAAAAATGTAAACAGGTAGCGATTACGCATTGATATAGCAAGCAATTTATAATAAAGTTATTGCATAGAGTACAAGCTCTAATGTCATGAAAGTGCATACTATTAGCTTGTACTTTGTAAACAAGGACTGTTTAAATAAACTTAGGAAAGTTGAATATTACTCTCCCTTTTTAATTCAATTAATAGCAATCAATTTACAGTACATTGGGTAGTTTATTTCATTAGCCGCACTGCCAAGGAATCAGCAATCTGCTGACATGATAAGGACAATTGTGAAAGTTATTATAACCATCATTGTTTTATTAATAATAACGAGTGGCTATTACCTTAGTGTTCATGCCGCCATTTTTAATGCGAACAAAACTATTGAAGTTAAAGAGTATAGCGATTTATTTTATAAACTAGGCTCAGATTCGACCCCAGACTCAGTGAGCATAGATGAAATTATTGCTGGAGCTTCACAATTTGCACTTTCAATGTGCGATGATGCAGTTTATCAGCAGGTTTTAGGGAAAACGGTTGACTCTTGTAAACTTAAGTTTCATCAATCAAAAGCAAAATGCGCACAGTTTTTTAACGGCGCATAACGCAGCATTTTACGATAAAAAAACACCGGTTAGCTTAGTCGCAGAAAAGTTTATTGACTGTGTAAGCTTGTAATATTTTAATTACTTATCTTTTGCTCGGGTAAATGCGTTAAACTTGTCGCTAATAATTTAGTGACTTTATCGTCATTTAAATAGCTCTCTTAATCAATGGTATTGGTATTAATCTTGATAAAGTGCACTTCATTGCAGCTTATATTTATTAATTTGCTAAAATAAGTTTATTAAAGAGAGAATGATTAATTTACCCACTATTTAGTGGCCGCAAAAGGTAATTAGAAATGATGAACACCAAAGTATACAAAGCAGTACACGACTTAGCTGAAGAGCTAATGGCGGCTGCAAATAAAAACGATACAAAAAAGTTCGAGTCACTTTACGCGCAGCTTAAAGCAATTTGTATTGAAAACGAAAATACCAGCAAAGATCACCCTGTACAATGGGAAACGCTGGCTGATTTTACCGAAGAATTAGAGGAAGCAATTGAAGGCTACGAAAAAGCATTAAAAAAATCGATAGCCATTAACTCTAAAGATCATATGTCGTCGGTTGCATTTTCTATGGCAACTTTGCAGTTAGAATTAGGCCAAAAAGAGGCTGCCATTAAAAACCTTCAAGATGCTAAAATCAGCGCTAATAAAATTTCGGATAAAGAGCTTAAAGCAGAAATACTTGACCTTCTAGAGTCGCTGGTTGAAGAAGAAGGCTAGAGCCTTTTTTATTGATATTTATTTTGCTGAGCTACCTAAGCTCAGCACTTTAAAGTAATACATTAAGCACCATTAACTATTATGGTTTTAAAGGTGCTTTTCTAATGATTTGCTTTTTGGCTTCGTCGAGTTTTATAACGTAAGCATTACCGCCAATACCTTTAAACTCTTCATCGGTAAATACTATGGTGTTGTCGTCGTAAAAAGTAACCGCTTCTTTTTGGGTAACAATGCCTAGGTCTATTCGCGACACGTCACCCGAGAAAAACTTATCCCTTTTAAAATTCTCAAATAACCAAAGGCTAGTTGAGTCTAATAGCACTAGTTTTTTCCGATCAGGGCTCAGTGCAGCAGAGGTTATCCAGCAGAGCTTTTCCATGGTGGTGCAGGTTTTAAATGAGTCGATTAGTTCTGCGTTAAAATTAGCCGCATGATCACCCACTTTATATACATTTGTAATGCCATCAAAGGGTTCAGTACGATTTTTGGTAAATAAATATAAGTGCCTACCTAATGCTACAAACGCCTCTAAGTCATAATTGCGGTTATCTGGAGCAACCGGTGTACCGTCTAACTCGGGGTAGGTAAACTTAATTATTTCAGCTTCGGTGGTATCGGTTTTAATATCAATGGGGTTTTCTATTTTATAAATAGTAAGCCAGCGGCGCTCATTGGTGTTATTACCAAAATCACCTAAAAAAAAGTGACCAAATTTATTTTGGGTCATATCTTCCCAATCTATATTTTTAGCGTTCGTCACTAATATTTCTTTAGCAATTGAGCCATCATCATTGAGTCGGTAAAGTTTAGGCTCGTCGCCGCTATCGTTAATAGCCCATAAGCGTTTATGCTTATCATACTCAATACCAGATACTTCTTTGAGCCTAGGGTCAACAGAAATCATTTTTTTGCTATACAAGGTATAAATAGCAGAGCCTATATATGTGGCACTAAAAATAAACAGAGCAGCAATAGAAAGTAGAATACTTTTTTTCAACATCAAATTAATATATTTCAGAATGTTAATTAATATATCGTTATTATCGCTGATGGTAGAAGAGAACTAAAGACTTATCTCGTAGCGTTTATTAACAGTTGCTTAAAATTGCATATATTTTAAACCAAATAGGTTAATTAACATGATTTTGTCGAAGAAAAGTGACAATTATTGCTGATTACGCTATTAATAGCTAAGTACTGTATAAAAACTAAGAAGTAGGTAATGTGTCTGTATTTGTTGCAAGGCAAGCAATACTAAATCGTCGCCAGAATGTGGTTGCTTATGAGCTATTATTTCGTGATAGTGATAAAAACTATTTCCCGGGAATATCTGATGGTCAAGCAACCGCAAGGTTGATCATGGAAAATCAGCTTAATTTAGGAACCCGCCATATTACATCAGGTAAAAAAGCGCTGATTAATATAGGCCCAGAGTCGTTAAAACTCGATTTATGTGCATTTTTGCCCTGTAAAGATGTGGTAATTGAGTTACTCGAAACCATAGAACCCACAGACGATAACTATGAGCTATGCCGTGATTTATTTCATAGCAATTATAAATTAGCGTTAGATGACTTTGTGTACACCCCACAGTGGGAGCGCTTTTTAAAGCTGGTAAATTTGATTAAGTTTGATATACGCCAAACCCCATTACCGGAAATTGCCCAGATTGTTAAAAGACTAAAAAAACATAAAAGAATAAAAATACTTGCTGAAAAAATAGAAACGCCCGAGGAGTTTGAGCTTGCCTTTAAAATGGGCTTCGATTACTTTCAAGGTTATTTTTTTGCAAAGCCAACCATGCTTAAACAAAACGACATAGACTATAATTACGCGCTGGTAATTGCAATTTATGCAGAAGTTATGAAACCTAATCCAGATATAACTGTAATTTCTGGGTTATTTGAGCTTGATGCTGCGCTGGCATATAAACTATTACGTTTAATTAATAGTGGTGTGTTTCCAATTCAAAGCCAAATATCATCCCTTAAACAAGCATTAGTATACTTAGGTCAGGAGCGGTTAAAAAAGTTTGTAAGTCTGATTGTGACCGCTCATACCGCTAAGTCTAAGCCTGCCGAATTAATGCAAATATGCGTAGTTCGTGCTCGCTTTTGTGAACTAATTGCCGCGCAAATAAGTAAACAGCAAAAAGGTGAAGCTTTTTTAACCGGGCTGTTTTCGTTACTCGATGCCATATTAGATCAACCTATGAGTTTATTAGTTAATAAACTTCCATTTCCAGATGACATTAAAGCAGCGTTACAAGGCGAAAAAAATACCTTACATTATATTCTTGAAACCGTAAAAGCATACGAATCAGGAAGCTGGTGGGCATTAGAGCAGGCAGTTTTATTAATAAATATAGATAGCACATTACTACCAAATATTTATAAACAAGCTGTAAACTGGGCTGATAGCTATAAAAACACCACGTAATCGAATAGGTAATGCGTAATTATAATTTAGACTTCATTCGTGGTATTGCCGTACTTGGCTTGGTGTTTATGAATATATACACCTTTGGAGTATTTGAGCTCGGTTATACGCCACTAACAACCCCACCAAGCAGCGATAGCCTGATTCAAACATTAAACCTAATATTTGTTGAAGGGCGTTTTAGGAGCATATTTAGCATACTGTTTGGGGCTGGGTTGTACATACAATGGCAACGCTACAACTTGGTTTTACCACTTAAAAGCCGCCTATATTGGTTACTAGTTTTTGGTTTATTGCATGGTTTTTTACTTTGGGCCGGTGATATTCTGTTTTTGTATGGGGTGTCGGGGTTGCTTGCTATAAGGTACTTAAGCAGT includes the following:
- a CDS encoding Replicative DNA helicase, which gives rise to MMNTKVYKAVHDLAEELMAAANKNDTKKFESLYAQLKAICIENENTSKDHPVQWETLADFTEELEEAIEGYEKALKKSIAINSKDHMSSVAFSMATLQLELGQKEAAIKNLQDAKISANKISDKELKAEILDLLESLVEEEG
- a CDS encoding aspartate aminotransferase family protein; this encodes MQVTRDLFNDVMVPNYNPSAVIPVRGVGSRVWDQDNNEFIDFAGGIAVNCLGHCHPALVSALKEQGEKIWHLSNVMTNEPALRLAKKMVDATFAEKVYFANSGAEANEAALKLARRFALDVHGAEKTQIIAFNKGFHGRTFFTVTVGGQAAYSDGFGPKPADIVHCDFNDISAFEALISDKTCAVMMEPLQGEGGIISPTDDFAHKVRELCTKHNALLIFDEVQTGVGRTGDLYAYQGLNVVPDILTTAKALGGGFPIGAMITTTAIAAHLKVGTHGSTYGGNPLACAVAEAAFDTVNTPEVLSGVKEREQLFRDGLNAINEKYNVFSKIRGKGLLIGAALNDKFAGRARDFLIASANNGLMNLVAGADVIRFTPSLVIPLEDIKEGLERFDKAVSDVVNG
- a CDS encoding EAL and HDOD domain-containing protein, which encodes MSVFVARQAILNRRQNVVAYELLFRDSDKNYFPGISDGQATARLIMENQLNLGTRHITSGKKALINIGPESLKLDLCAFLPCKDVVIELLETIEPTDDNYELCRDLFHSNYKLALDDFVYTPQWERFLKLVNLIKFDIRQTPLPEIAQIVKRLKKHKRIKILAEKIETPEEFELAFKMGFDYFQGYFFAKPTMLKQNDIDYNYALVIAIYAEVMKPNPDITVISGLFELDAALAYKLLRLINSGVFPIQSQISSLKQALVYLGQERLKKFVSLIVTAHTAKSKPAELMQICVVRARFCELIAAQISKQQKGEAFLTGLFSLLDAILDQPMSLLVNKLPFPDDIKAALQGEKNTLHYILETVKAYESGSWWALEQAVLLINIDSTLLPNIYKQAVNWADSYKNTT
- a CDS encoding Lrp/AsnC family transcriptional regulator — its product is MITTQDEKLLSILKTNARASISDLARHLNLSRSTVQSRMLKLEESGVIKGYSVDYGDDFLNSMVAAHVSIKVRQKLTTKTNLELKQINAISQLYAISGEFDLIAVVQAQNLEQLSHLLDDIGNLDGVERTTSSVILETKFKR